In one Haloplanus salinus genomic region, the following are encoded:
- a CDS encoding ZIP family metal transporter, with the protein MSRFSLAGGAAAGILTLLSGLAATVGAWKLLGISWVAFAAMALGIPLGRHTLGDRSWALVWGYGLAAGAMVTSAAVFLVPQAIAHDANFGGFGVALGLLVGFAGHTVGHRLAHYDLPLDRTVAELSAHAFSAGLIIGIVYGNMPDLGPILGLAIVSHKGPAGYAAARRLVSNGRDPTVLLLPAAGVGIAAIVASLIQLPAAPAVRGVVFGFAAGIFLHVAMDFLPRCEIGSDVHELLTVTGDAHDLLDQLRVHAVLSTGLGGIAVFIVWVVVA; encoded by the coding sequence ATGAGTCGTTTCTCCCTCGCTGGCGGAGCCGCGGCCGGCATCCTGACTCTCCTCTCCGGCCTCGCGGCGACCGTCGGCGCGTGGAAGCTTCTCGGCATCTCGTGGGTCGCCTTCGCGGCGATGGCGCTCGGGATTCCGCTCGGGCGCCACACCCTCGGCGACCGGTCGTGGGCGCTCGTGTGGGGGTACGGCCTCGCCGCCGGGGCGATGGTCACCAGCGCCGCCGTCTTCCTCGTCCCGCAGGCCATCGCGCACGACGCCAACTTCGGCGGCTTCGGCGTCGCGCTCGGCCTGCTGGTGGGCTTCGCCGGCCACACCGTCGGCCACCGCCTCGCCCACTACGACCTCCCGCTCGACCGCACCGTCGCCGAGCTCTCGGCCCACGCCTTCTCCGCGGGGCTGATCATCGGCATCGTCTACGGAAACATGCCCGACCTCGGTCCGATCCTCGGCCTCGCTATCGTCTCTCACAAGGGGCCGGCGGGCTACGCGGCCGCCCGCCGCCTCGTCTCGAACGGCCGCGATCCGACCGTCCTCCTCCTCCCCGCCGCGGGCGTCGGCATCGCGGCCATCGTCGCCAGCCTGATCCAGTTGCCGGCCGCCCCCGCGGTTCGGGGCGTCGTCTTCGGCTTCGCCGCGGGCATCTTCCTCCACGTCGCCATGGATTTCCTCCCGCGGTGTGAGATCGGAAGCGACGTACACGAACTCCTGACGGTCACCGGCGACGCCCACGACCTGTTGGATCAAC